One Bos taurus isolate L1 Dominette 01449 registration number 42190680 breed Hereford chromosome 3, ARS-UCD2.0, whole genome shotgun sequence DNA window includes the following coding sequences:
- the OR13P13 gene encoding olfactory receptor family 13 subfamily P member 13 isoform X5, translated as MNKKRSKRCFIVLEENIGKILSDIHHSRILYDPPPRILEIKAKINKWDLIKLKIFCTTKETISKVRRQPSEWEKIIANEATDKQLISKIYKQLLQLNSRKINDPIKKWAKELNRHFTKEDIQMANKHMKRCSTSLIIREMQIKTTMRYHFTPVRMAAIHKSTSNKCWRGCGEKGNLLHCWWECKLVQPLWRTVWRFLKELEIELPNDPAIPLLGIHTEETRRERNTCTPMFITALFIIARTWKQPRCPSTDEWIRKLGYIYTMEYYSAIKKNTFESVLMRWMKLEPIIQSEVTQKEKHQYSILTHIYGI; from the coding sequence atgaacaaaaaaagaagcaaaaggtgTTTTAtagtcctagaggagaacataggcaaaatactctccgacatacatcacagcaggatcctctatgacccacctcccagaatattggaaataaaagcaaaaataaacaaatgggacctaattaaacttaaaatcttctgcacaacaaaggaaactattagcaaggtgagaaggcagccttcagaatgggagaaaataatagcaaatgaagcaactgacaaacaactaatctcaaaaatatacaagcaactcctacagctcaactccagaaaaataaatgacccaatcaaaaaatgggccaaagaactaaatagacatttcaccaaagaagacatacagatggctaacaaacacatgaaaagatgctcaacatcactcattatcagagaaatgcaaatcaaaaccacaatgaggtaccatttcacgccagtcagaatggctgcgatccataagtctacaagcaataaatgctggagagggtgtggagagaagggaaatctcttgcactgttggtgggaatgcaaactagtacagccactatggagaacagtgtggagattccttaaagaactggaaatagaactgcctaatgatccagcaatcccactgctgggcatacacactgaggaaaccagaagggaaagaaacacgtgtaccccaatgttcatcacagcactgtttataatagccaggacatggaagcaacctagatgtccatcaacagatgaatggataagaaagctggggtacatatacacaatggagtattactcagccattaaaaagaatacatttgaatcagttctaatgagatggatgaaactggaacctattatacagagtgaagtaacccagaaagaaaaacaccaatacagtatactaacgcatatatatggaatttag
- the OR13P13 gene encoding olfactory receptor family 13 subfamily P member 13 isoform X3 — MSHASKVMLKILQARLQQYVNRELPDVQAGFRKGRGTRDQTANIHWIMEKAREFQKNIYFCFIDYAKAFDCVDHNKLWKILKEMGIPDHLTCLLRNLYAGQEATVRTGHGTTDWFQIGKGVRQGCILSPCLFNFYAEYIMRNAGLEETKAGIKIAGRNISNLRYADDTTLMAESEEELKSLLMKVKVESEKVGLKLNIQKMKIMASGPITSWEIDGETVETVSDFIFLGSKITADGDCSHEIKRRLLLGRKVMTNLDSIFKSRDITLPTKVRLVKAMVFPVVMYGCESWTVKKAEHQRIDAFELWCWRRLLRVPCTARRSNQSILKEISPGISLE, encoded by the coding sequence atgtcacacgctagtaaagtaatgctcaaaattctccaagccaggcttcagcaatatgtgaaccgtgaacttcctgatgttcaagctggttttagaaaaggcagaggaaccagagatcaaactgccaacatccactggatcatggaaaaagcaagagagttccagaaaaacatctatttctgctttattgactatgccaaagcctttgactgtgtggatcacaataaactgtggaaaattctgaaagagatgggaataccagaccacctgacctgcctcttgagaaatctgtatgcaggtcaggaagcaacagttagaactggacatggaacaacagactggttccaaataggaaaaggagtgcgtcaaggctgtatattgtcaccctgtttatttaacttctatgcagagtatatcatgagaaacgctggactggaagaaacaaaagctggaatcaagattgctgggagaaatatcagtaacctcagatatgcagatgacaccactcttatggcagaaagtgaagaggaactcaaaagcctcttgatgaaagtgaaagtggagagtgaaaaagttggcttaaagctcaacattcagaaaatgaagatcatggcatctggtcccatcacttcatgggaaatagatggggaaacagtggaaacagtgtcagactttatttttctgggctccaaaatcactgcagatggtgactgcagccatgaaattaaaagacgcttactccttggaaggaaagttatgaccaacctagatagcatattcaaaagcagagacattactttgccaacaaaggttcgtctagtcaaggctatggtttttcctgtggtcatgtatggatgtgagagttggactgtgaagaaggctgagcaccaaagaattgatgcttttgagctgtggtgttggagaagactcttgagagtcccttgcactgcaaggagatccaaccagtccattctgaaggagatcagccctgggatttctttggaatga